The following proteins are co-located in the Sporosarcina pasteurii genome:
- a CDS encoding sodium-dependent transporter translates to MAPREQWTSKLGFILAAAGSAIGLGAIWKFPYMAGTNGGSIFVLLFIISTIAIGLPILLAEFVIGRMGQADAFTIFQRLGKNKMWPAIAWLGFAFGFIVLSFYSVVGGWILSYLARALTGQLTSQNHGELFSSITSNPIEVLLAQFVFMFLTVWIVQGGIKAGIERASRWMMPLLFIFFIILAIRSLTLEGAMEGVRFLFIPDWSLLTGSTFLLALGQAFFSLSVGVTAMMTYASYLPKDERLGQSAVSVSVLNIFISILAGLVIFPAVFALGGSPAEGPGLIFVILPAIFEQMPFGSIFMILFFILMLFATLTSAIALLEIVISTGIRTRYDRRRRASWVFGTLIFIIGFPSALSFGLMSDVSIFGGTFFDFADLITSRIGMPIGALFISLFAGFVLTNQQTIDELKVHPFIHTTWKFLVRFVVPAAIIVIFAAWIIEISL, encoded by the coding sequence ATGGCACCACGTGAACAATGGACTTCAAAACTTGGATTTATCCTTGCGGCAGCGGGTAGTGCAATTGGACTCGGCGCAATTTGGAAGTTTCCTTATATGGCAGGAACAAACGGGGGAAGTATTTTTGTCCTTCTGTTTATTATTAGTACGATCGCAATCGGTCTTCCGATTTTACTTGCTGAATTTGTAATTGGACGTATGGGACAAGCAGATGCATTCACGATTTTTCAACGTTTAGGAAAAAACAAAATGTGGCCTGCAATCGCTTGGCTCGGATTTGCATTCGGTTTTATCGTGTTATCGTTTTATAGTGTAGTTGGCGGATGGATATTATCTTATCTAGCAAGAGCTCTTACTGGTCAACTAACTTCTCAAAATCACGGTGAATTATTCTCATCGATTACGTCCAATCCAATCGAAGTACTTTTAGCACAGTTTGTCTTTATGTTTTTAACGGTGTGGATTGTACAAGGCGGTATTAAAGCGGGAATTGAACGTGCGAGTAGATGGATGATGCCGTTATTATTCATCTTTTTTATCATTTTAGCCATTCGTTCATTAACACTTGAGGGCGCAATGGAAGGTGTCCGATTTTTATTCATCCCAGATTGGTCTTTGTTAACGGGTAGTACATTTTTACTTGCACTCGGACAAGCATTTTTCTCATTAAGTGTAGGGGTTACTGCCATGATGACGTACGCTTCTTATTTACCTAAAGATGAGCGACTTGGACAATCGGCTGTGAGTGTTTCGGTCTTAAATATATTCATTTCAATCCTTGCAGGTCTTGTAATCTTCCCTGCTGTCTTTGCACTCGGTGGATCTCCAGCTGAAGGACCAGGGTTAATTTTTGTTATTTTACCAGCTATTTTTGAACAGATGCCTTTCGGTTCGATATTTATGATACTTTTCTTTATATTAATGTTATTTGCGACGTTAACGTCGGCGATTGCATTGTTAGAGATTGTCATATCAACGGGCATTCGCACCCGATATGACCGTCGTCGTCGTGCTTCTTGGGTCTTCGGAACTTTGATTTTCATTATCGGCTTCCCAAGTGCATTGTCATTTGGATTAATGTCAGATGTGTCAATATTTGGCGGAACCTTCTTTGATTTTGCAGATTTGATTACAAGTCGTATAGGAATGCCTATCGGCGCATTGTTCATTTCATTATTTGCAGGTTTTGTTTTGACGAATCAACAAACGATTGATGAATTAAAAGTTCACCCATTCATTCACACAACTTGGAAATTTCTTGTTAGATTTGTTGTGCCCGCCGCGATTATTGTTATTTTCGCCGCTTGGATTATTGAGATTTCGTTGTAA
- a CDS encoding methyl-accepting chemotaxis protein, with translation MKTLRTQIMLGFGAVMLLVAILAGNAIIGINGLVNYSEEMSEEQLPILIADSRLTFNIAERIALSRGYMLTEDEQYVEDFNRLTESSIALQEELVQRVNNVEVNELINRSIEWRTVVTDQLFPAIKAGNGEEALRIDSEIAEPLANALLRDFNAMTSNRQDFMLAEGIINAREGQTTALYNFIITIAVIVLGLGVSYFMARSISRPVMAVSERMERMADGIFNDEPLETRRKDEVGQQVHSINKMRERIQETLRGTLAISRELNSSSGNLTGATATVNDSSNQIAATMEELAAGSEAQAHTASNMAEMVGAFFEDVQQTNRAGNEVSNAADQVLARTGDGNDMMTNSVEQMNEIYRVVNDSVEQIQRLDDQTKEISELVTVISEIAEQTNLLALNAAIEAARAGEQGIGFAVVAEEVKKLAEQVAASINEITSIVDRVQQGSSTAVQYLESGFQSVRDGKDKVLETRTVFEDITKLVTNMNKLTDEMSKNLNHIEEIGEQLTTGVTEVASIAEESAAGVQETTASVEQTTFQIETINTGAEELANLATNLEESVNQFTIEEETKRTQA, from the coding sequence TTGAAGACCTTACGTACACAAATAATGCTCGGATTTGGAGCAGTGATGTTATTAGTAGCCATTTTAGCAGGGAATGCCATCATTGGCATAAATGGCCTAGTTAATTATTCTGAAGAGATGTCGGAAGAGCAATTACCGATACTGATTGCTGATTCAAGGCTTACCTTTAATATTGCAGAACGTATCGCATTGTCGCGTGGATATATGCTCACTGAGGATGAGCAATACGTAGAGGATTTTAACCGTTTAACCGAATCAAGCATAGCGCTACAAGAAGAACTTGTACAAAGAGTGAATAATGTAGAAGTCAATGAGTTAATTAATAGAAGTATCGAGTGGCGGACAGTAGTCACTGACCAACTATTTCCGGCTATTAAAGCAGGAAACGGTGAAGAGGCTCTTAGAATTGATAGTGAAATTGCAGAACCGTTAGCGAATGCTTTATTGAGAGACTTTAATGCAATGACAAGTAATCGCCAAGATTTTATGTTAGCAGAAGGGATTATAAATGCTAGGGAAGGTCAAACGACTGCACTTTATAACTTTATCATTACAATTGCTGTGATTGTCCTAGGTTTAGGGGTAAGTTATTTCATGGCAAGAAGTATTTCAAGACCGGTTATGGCGGTTTCTGAACGAATGGAAAGAATGGCCGACGGAATCTTTAATGATGAACCTCTTGAAACACGACGGAAAGACGAAGTGGGGCAGCAAGTTCACTCCATTAATAAAATGCGTGAAAGAATTCAAGAGACTTTACGTGGAACGCTTGCTATTTCACGAGAATTAAATAGTAGTAGTGGTAACTTAACAGGCGCAACAGCTACGGTGAATGACTCATCCAATCAGATTGCAGCTACGATGGAAGAATTGGCGGCTGGATCTGAAGCACAAGCACATACGGCTTCGAATATGGCGGAAATGGTTGGGGCATTTTTTGAAGATGTCCAACAAACGAATCGAGCTGGGAATGAAGTTTCAAATGCCGCCGACCAAGTTTTAGCGCGGACTGGGGACGGCAATGATATGATGACGAATTCAGTGGAGCAGATGAACGAAATTTATCGGGTAGTGAATGATTCCGTTGAACAAATTCAACGACTAGACGACCAAACGAAAGAAATCTCCGAACTGGTTACTGTAATCAGTGAAATTGCAGAACAAACGAATTTACTTGCATTAAACGCGGCCATTGAAGCTGCAAGAGCGGGAGAACAAGGAATAGGATTTGCAGTTGTTGCTGAAGAAGTGAAGAAGTTAGCCGAGCAAGTTGCAGCTTCAATTAATGAAATCACATCCATTGTTGATCGCGTCCAACAAGGCTCTTCGACAGCAGTGCAATATTTAGAGAGCGGCTTCCAAAGCGTAAGAGACGGTAAAGATAAAGTACTCGAAACAAGAACAGTCTTTGAAGATATTACAAAACTAGTCACGAATATGAACAAGTTGACTGATGAAATGTCTAAAAATCTGAATCATATTGAAGAGATTGGCGAACAATTAACGACGGGTGTAACAGAAGTTGCTTCTATCGCGGAAGAGTCGGCTGCAGGTGTTCAAGAAACAACAGCCTCTGTAGAACAAACGACATTCCAAATCGAAACAATTAATACAGGAGCTGAGGAATTGGCTAACTTGGCGACAAATCTCGAAGAATCCGTTAACCAATTTACGATTGAGGAAGAAACTAAACGTACGCAGGCATAA
- a CDS encoding DUF1871 family protein: MEIVEMNKKAIAVLEEWDPFQVGKNAYELEIADVVAALHRFDHPVDLAKSIREIYEHSFEIWIPIEKCVRISYKLLAIKYEAKCIV, translated from the coding sequence ATGGAAATAGTGGAAATGAATAAAAAAGCTATCGCGGTTTTAGAAGAATGGGATCCATTTCAAGTAGGGAAAAATGCATATGAACTTGAAATTGCTGATGTTGTCGCCGCTTTACATCGTTTCGATCATCCAGTCGACCTAGCAAAAAGCATTCGAGAAATTTATGAGCATTCTTTTGAAATATGGATACCAATAGAAAAATGTGTCCGAATATCGTATAAACTTCTAGCGATTAAGTATGAAGCAAAGTGTATTGTTTAA
- a CDS encoding MalY/PatB family protein — MSDFEHVIDRRKTRSIKWDNIHEVYGIDNADDILPMWIADMDFAAPKVAIDAMRERLDHGVFGYSYICVACKDAVRNWLTEYHSWETKNEWMLFHHGVVPAIASVIETFTTEEDAILITPPVYPPFFQVPGHMERTVVTCEMIENNGEYAIDFVKFEQALQQNVKVFILCNPHNPGGIVWSVEDLEKIVELCAKYDVLILSDEIHADLVFQPHKHTPIAAIAGEEAKRIITCVAPTKTFNLAGVQAAVMIASDEQVRSKLEKHAMAHGQMSLSPFAAAALKAAYEEGRPWLDELLTTVSTNMDYVIEQFQEKLPQIKVRKPQATYLLWIDYRETGLSEEEMMERLLHIGRLALEPGSKYGERGRGFLRMNVACPPSLVKEGVERFIRALD, encoded by the coding sequence ATGAGTGACTTTGAACATGTCATTGACAGAAGGAAAACCCGTTCCATTAAATGGGACAACATACACGAAGTTTACGGAATAGATAATGCAGATGATATTTTACCAATGTGGATTGCAGATATGGATTTTGCCGCACCAAAAGTCGCGATTGACGCAATGCGCGAACGACTCGACCATGGTGTTTTCGGATACTCATACATTTGTGTTGCATGTAAAGATGCAGTACGTAATTGGTTAACAGAATATCATTCTTGGGAAACTAAAAATGAATGGATGCTCTTTCATCACGGTGTCGTACCAGCCATCGCTTCTGTAATTGAGACGTTTACAACAGAAGAGGATGCTATTTTAATTACACCGCCTGTCTATCCGCCATTTTTCCAAGTACCAGGCCATATGGAAAGAACAGTCGTCACATGTGAAATGATAGAAAATAATGGGGAGTATGCGATTGATTTCGTGAAATTCGAACAGGCTTTACAACAAAATGTGAAAGTATTCATTTTATGTAATCCGCATAATCCTGGAGGCATCGTTTGGTCTGTTGAGGACCTTGAAAAAATAGTTGAACTTTGTGCGAAATACGATGTCTTAATTTTATCCGATGAAATTCACGCCGACCTCGTTTTTCAGCCACATAAACATACACCAATTGCAGCGATTGCTGGAGAAGAAGCAAAACGTATCATTACTTGCGTTGCACCAACAAAAACTTTTAACCTTGCGGGTGTACAAGCTGCAGTTATGATTGCTTCAGATGAACAAGTTAGAAGTAAATTAGAAAAACATGCTATGGCTCACGGTCAAATGAGTTTAAGTCCGTTCGCTGCCGCCGCTTTAAAAGCTGCTTACGAAGAGGGCAGACCTTGGCTCGACGAACTGTTGACGACTGTTTCTACTAATATGGATTACGTCATCGAACAGTTTCAAGAAAAATTGCCTCAAATTAAAGTGAGGAAGCCCCAAGCGACTTATTTACTCTGGATAGATTACCGAGAAACAGGACTTTCAGAAGAGGAAATGATGGAGAGGCTTTTACATATTGGACGACTTGCGCTTGAACCAGGTAGTAAATACGGTGAGCGTGGTAGAGGCTTTTTGCGGATGAACGTTGCTTGTCCGCCGTCCCTTGTAAAAGAAGGAGTAGAACGTTTTATTCGGGCTCTTGACTGA
- a CDS encoding peptidylprolyl isomerase — MYPQLSNEVAENEALVVMNTNHGAIKIKLFPELAPKTVENFLTHAENGYYNGITFHRVIEDFMIQGGDPTGTGMGGESIYGGSFEDEFSMQLFNLRGALSMANAGPGTNGSQFFIVQNSQAPASADQMKKGGWPEEIAEAYEANGGTPHLDQKHTVFGQVIEGMDTVDNIAKVKKGAQDKPVEDVVIESIEILQK; from the coding sequence ATGTACCCACAATTATCAAATGAAGTTGCAGAAAACGAAGCACTTGTTGTGATGAACACAAATCATGGTGCGATTAAAATTAAACTATTTCCGGAACTTGCTCCAAAAACAGTTGAAAACTTTTTAACACATGCAGAGAACGGATACTATAATGGTATTACTTTCCACCGTGTGATTGAAGATTTCATGATTCAAGGTGGAGACCCGACAGGAACTGGAATGGGTGGCGAAAGTATTTACGGTGGATCATTCGAAGATGAGTTTTCGATGCAATTATTTAACCTTCGCGGAGCCCTATCAATGGCAAACGCTGGCCCAGGAACGAATGGCAGTCAGTTTTTCATTGTGCAAAATTCACAGGCGCCTGCAAGTGCTGACCAAATGAAAAAAGGCGGCTGGCCTGAAGAAATTGCAGAAGCGTATGAAGCAAATGGTGGAACACCGCATCTCGACCAAAAACATACAGTGTTTGGACAAGTCATTGAAGGTATGGATACAGTCGATAACATTGCAAAAGTTAAAAAAGGTGCACAAGATAAGCCGGTTGAAGATGTTGTCATTGAATCAATTGAAATCCTACAAAAATAA
- a CDS encoding MFS transporter, with product MDVRKRNFIIMWICNFLVAGTMTMVMPFLSLYIETFGDYSPAYVQKWAGLIFGATFVSAFLMSPIWGRVADKHGFKPILIINSLGLATSVFLMGFVQSVESFFFLRLFMGFVTGFIPTSMAFVSSQTNRKEAGKMLGTLQMGNVSGMLFGPIFGGLLADVFGFQYTFMITSATLLAAAFIVFFGIYEIRKVRTERKVVYSRMSILTGILKHRLMLNVMIVTTIIQIGNFSVQPLLSLYVAELTSAKDVAFLAGLTFSAAGLGNLLFARKWGKIGDDIGYEKVLSILLVLSFVFIIPQAFVTHLWQLMIFRLLFGIAIGGMIPVTTALVRREAPIDIQGEVMGYNTSFRFLGNIIGPMLGGIISGFIGIASVFIVTASLFLVGFAFLYIARRKPQQDFEDFVATQQQTSNTLT from the coding sequence ATGGACGTTCGAAAACGTAATTTTATCATTATGTGGATTTGTAATTTCCTCGTTGCGGGCACGATGACAATGGTCATGCCTTTCCTCTCTTTATATATTGAAACTTTCGGTGACTATTCCCCAGCCTACGTTCAAAAATGGGCCGGCCTCATTTTTGGGGCAACATTCGTGTCGGCTTTTTTGATGTCACCCATTTGGGGACGCGTTGCCGATAAACACGGATTCAAACCAATTCTTATCATTAATAGTTTAGGCCTCGCGACTTCTGTTTTTCTAATGGGCTTTGTTCAATCGGTGGAATCCTTTTTCTTCCTTCGTTTATTTATGGGATTTGTGACTGGGTTTATTCCTACTTCTATGGCATTTGTTTCTTCTCAAACCAACCGTAAAGAAGCTGGAAAAATGCTGGGTACGTTACAAATGGGGAACGTATCAGGAATGCTTTTCGGCCCAATTTTCGGAGGATTACTTGCCGATGTGTTCGGTTTCCAATATACCTTTATGATTACTTCTGCTACTTTATTAGCAGCAGCGTTTATCGTCTTTTTTGGCATTTATGAGATTAGAAAGGTACGAACTGAAAGAAAAGTAGTCTATTCAAGAATGTCTATTTTGACAGGTATTTTAAAACACCGTTTAATGCTCAACGTTATGATTGTAACGACGATTATTCAAATTGGTAACTTTAGTGTGCAACCACTTCTTTCCTTGTATGTTGCGGAATTAACGAGTGCAAAAGATGTTGCCTTTCTTGCCGGACTTACTTTTAGTGCTGCTGGATTAGGGAATTTATTATTCGCGAGAAAATGGGGTAAAATTGGCGATGATATCGGTTATGAAAAAGTCTTGTCGATACTGTTGGTACTCTCATTTGTCTTCATTATCCCACAAGCTTTCGTCACGCATCTATGGCAGCTAATGATTTTTAGATTGCTTTTCGGCATTGCCATTGGTGGGATGATTCCTGTGACAACTGCGCTCGTTCGAAGAGAAGCACCAATTGATATTCAAGGAGAAGTAATGGGGTATAATACGAGTTTCAGATTTTTAGGCAATATTATCGGACCAATGCTCGGTGGAATCATTAGTGGCTTTATCGGGATTGCCTCTGTTTTTATTGTGACGGCTTCTCTATTCCTTGTTGGTTTCGCTTTTCTATATATCGCGAGACGAAAACCTCAACAAGACTTCGAAGACTTTGTCGCAACCCAACAACAAACTTCCAATACCTTAACATAA
- a CDS encoding transglycosylase domain-containing protein, with product MKRILGVLFILVATPLLFITQRAIVAEIDVAETMKSNLAETVQFTAPSYELPIMMKDRDGDVFSEVYVEWRTPLPLPGIPLFAKQLFLESEDNQFYTHRGYDISAIIRAFIANSKTDRLQQGGSTITQQLIRMQYLTTDKTYERKIVELLYAAELEKQMTKDEILEAYLNEMYFGNRVYGIGAAATYYFNRPIQELNDAEIAFISAIPNNPSLYDPLVNFKGTKARQERLLDTMQKNDVITMKEAEQLKGMPIQLSLKTKINNHPMYSDYVMKEFKALIAQKEGLSKKMAYAENADEKKPLQIMLDERIAQVLREGIIIDTALHPIKQAADEKALSALLQPGNLQAGAAVIDNQTREIVSIFGGRDYVSPHFHRAFQAVRQPGSAIKPLLVYGPLFENHPYTEYTPVNSGPICIQSYCPKNVGGYTYGTTTIQEAFRHSHNTTAVRMLQLTGIDTAFSYLEPFAFQSVSSADMNYPAALGGLQKGVTPLELANAFTSFIDGTYSQPRAIRTVKNRQGTVLYEWNDERTSIWSPFTVATIRALMKDVVLNGTGKGVPYTPPYTGIKTGTTDHYKDLWTAGLNERYTTAVWLGYDTPSSIQFASQQKRHLQAIGELLKVYE from the coding sequence TTGAAGCGAATCCTTGGCGTGCTGTTTATTTTGGTCGCTACCCCTTTATTATTTATTACACAACGTGCCATTGTCGCAGAAATCGATGTAGCTGAAACCATGAAATCTAATCTTGCTGAGACCGTCCAATTTACAGCGCCTAGCTATGAATTGCCCATTATGATGAAAGATCGAGATGGCGATGTTTTCTCTGAAGTTTATGTTGAATGGAGAACGCCGCTTCCACTACCGGGCATCCCACTCTTTGCGAAACAATTGTTTTTAGAGAGTGAAGATAACCAGTTTTATACACATCGCGGCTATGATATCTCAGCGATTATTCGTGCGTTTATTGCTAATTCAAAAACAGACCGCCTTCAACAAGGTGGTTCCACAATTACGCAACAATTAATTAGAATGCAATATTTAACGACTGATAAAACGTATGAGCGAAAAATTGTGGAACTTCTTTATGCGGCGGAACTTGAAAAACAAATGACAAAAGACGAAATTCTAGAGGCTTATTTAAATGAAATGTACTTTGGCAATCGTGTATATGGCATCGGTGCTGCAGCCACCTATTATTTCAATCGACCTATTCAAGAATTAAATGATGCAGAGATTGCTTTTATATCGGCGATTCCGAACAATCCAAGTTTATATGATCCTCTTGTTAATTTTAAAGGAACGAAAGCACGTCAGGAAAGATTACTAGATACGATGCAAAAAAATGATGTGATTACGATGAAAGAAGCGGAACAGTTAAAAGGAATGCCTATTCAGTTATCCTTAAAAACTAAAATAAATAACCATCCGATGTATAGCGATTACGTGATGAAGGAATTTAAAGCGTTAATCGCACAAAAAGAAGGCTTATCGAAAAAAATGGCATATGCAGAAAATGCTGACGAAAAGAAACCCCTTCAAATTATGTTAGATGAAAGGATTGCGCAGGTTCTTCGTGAGGGAATTATCATTGATACTGCTCTTCATCCAATAAAACAAGCTGCGGATGAAAAGGCGTTGTCAGCTTTGTTACAGCCAGGAAATCTTCAAGCAGGCGCAGCTGTGATTGATAATCAAACACGAGAAATCGTCTCGATTTTTGGTGGGCGAGATTATGTGTCGCCCCATTTCCATCGTGCTTTTCAAGCGGTCCGACAACCAGGGTCAGCCATAAAGCCATTGCTCGTCTATGGTCCCCTATTTGAAAACCATCCTTACACGGAATATACGCCGGTCAATAGTGGCCCCATTTGTATTCAATCTTACTGCCCTAAAAATGTTGGTGGTTATACATATGGCACGACGACGATTCAAGAAGCATTTCGACATAGTCATAACACGACCGCGGTTCGCATGTTGCAATTAACTGGCATTGACACAGCATTTTCTTATTTAGAACCATTTGCATTTCAATCCGTTTCATCTGCGGATATGAATTACCCTGCCGCTTTAGGAGGCTTGCAAAAAGGTGTAACGCCACTAGAGCTAGCAAATGCTTTTACGAGTTTTATAGACGGTACGTACAGTCAACCGCGTGCGATTCGTACTGTGAAAAATCGACAGGGTACCGTGTTATATGAATGGAACGATGAAAGAACGTCTATTTGGTCCCCTTTCACCGTCGCAACCATTCGTGCGCTTATGAAAGATGTTGTGCTCAACGGAACAGGAAAAGGTGTCCCTTATACACCCCCTTATACTGGCATAAAAACTGGAACGACGGACCATTACAAAGACTTATGGACGGCTGGCTTAAATGAGCGCTACACTACCGCCGTTTGGCTGGGTTATGATACACCAAGTTCGATTCAATTTGCGAGCCAACAAAAAAGACATTTACAAGCAATTGGTGAACTGTTGAAAGTTTATGAGTGA
- a CDS encoding DUF5366 family protein yields the protein MRNPYIFGFLPFVTVVFFSLTFGVYTVGVSIELFKEIGLYSGMREFLSDIQLRLSLLVIYALFFFMVFSALKLIGETIHNSAMLFFSRDAEGKSFYEARAGNVIYFFGAIATAGGIHSIKVMGLLFLLTTILYFIYTVFKLSKFMSLASMIGLIAFEVMMWGVLLSVVIYISLKLYNGVLASLPII from the coding sequence ATGAGGAATCCATACATATTTGGTTTTTTGCCATTTGTTACAGTAGTTTTTTTCTCATTGACATTTGGGGTTTATACAGTTGGTGTTTCAATAGAACTTTTTAAAGAAATCGGCTTATACAGCGGCATGCGAGAATTCCTTTCAGATATTCAATTACGTTTATCTTTACTTGTCATCTACGCGCTCTTTTTCTTTATGGTTTTTTCGGCATTGAAGTTAATTGGGGAGACAATCCATAATAGTGCCATGTTATTTTTTTCGAGGGATGCGGAAGGGAAGTCGTTTTATGAAGCACGTGCTGGAAATGTCATTTATTTCTTTGGGGCAATCGCGACTGCGGGCGGTATTCATTCAATAAAAGTAATGGGACTTCTTTTTTTATTGACGACGATTTTATATTTTATCTATACCGTTTTTAAATTGAGTAAATTTATGTCGCTCGCAAGTATGATTGGGCTCATAGCGTTTGAGGTGATGATGTGGGGTGTTTTACTATCAGTTGTTATTTATATAAGTTTAAAATTATACAACGGCGTACTTGCTAGTTTGCCAATTATATAA
- a CDS encoding DUF1646 family protein, with amino-acid sequence MVLGLSVILMLVLFLPFTLKIVEQNLEIFLFVMGITAAFVSGVFDKSLLTNALMDPIHITVAVLIAGLLFRWLQKPIEKSIRGMSRVMPFRLFLVLVVIVLGIISSIITAIIAAIVLVAIVSVLRMDRQSEIRFVIIACFSIGMGAALTPIGEPLSTIATSKLNEDFFYLLHLIGPDVIPGILIIGILTAVLINPQDRIKQLNTLEKESYTEIYIRSIKIYLFVMALTLLGAGFEPFIERYLLDLSPLVLYWINMLSAVLDNATLAAAEISPSMDAPTIKAILLGLLISGGMLIPGNIPNIIAAGKLNITSKEWARFGVPFGLVTMTAYFASILMFG; translated from the coding sequence ATGGTTCTCGGGCTTTCAGTTATTTTAATGCTCGTTCTTTTTTTACCGTTCACACTAAAAATCGTGGAACAAAATTTGGAAATTTTTTTATTTGTAATGGGAATTACTGCAGCCTTTGTTAGTGGCGTATTTGATAAATCACTCCTTACAAACGCACTTATGGACCCAATTCATATTACCGTTGCTGTATTAATTGCGGGGTTATTGTTCCGTTGGTTACAAAAGCCCATTGAGAAAAGCATTCGTGGTATGAGTCGTGTGATGCCCTTTCGATTATTTCTTGTACTTGTCGTTATTGTATTAGGAATCATTTCTAGTATCATTACCGCGATCATTGCCGCGATTGTTCTTGTCGCCATTGTCAGTGTATTACGAATGGATCGGCAGTCTGAAATTCGTTTTGTCATTATTGCTTGTTTTTCTATTGGGATGGGTGCTGCTTTAACGCCTATTGGAGAGCCATTATCGACCATCGCCACGAGCAAACTGAACGAAGACTTCTTTTATTTACTTCACCTAATTGGGCCAGACGTTATTCCTGGCATCCTGATTATCGGAATTTTAACCGCTGTATTGATTAACCCTCAAGATAGAATTAAGCAATTGAATACATTAGAAAAAGAATCTTATACTGAAATTTACATTCGTAGTATTAAAATTTATTTATTTGTGATGGCACTGACATTACTTGGCGCAGGTTTCGAACCATTTATTGAGAGATATTTACTCGATTTAAGCCCCCTCGTTTTATATTGGATTAATATGCTATCCGCTGTACTTGACAATGCGACACTAGCAGCCGCTGAAATTAGCCCATCAATGGATGCACCAACGATTAAAGCAATTTTGCTCGGATTGTTAATTAGTGGCGGCATGCTCATTCCTGGGAATATCCCTAACATTATCGCAGCGGGAAAATTAAATATTACGAGTAAGGAATGGGCTCGTTTCGGTGTTCCATTTGGTCTCGTTACAATGACTGCTTACTTTGCTAGTATTTTGATGTTTGGCTAA